DNA sequence from the Penicillium psychrofluorescens genome assembly, chromosome: 3 genome:
TCTCACTATTGGCGATCCCGAGTTCTCGGAAACTTGGTTAGGATGTTTCAAGCAATTAATCACTATCTTGGATTCACGATCACGCGGAGTAGCATCACTCCTCAACACTATCTCGGGTGCTATACTAGACGAAAAACCGATTCCTTTTTATATCAAAGCAACAAAAGCATGTCCCCTTACCGAGCTTATCCCCGATCTCGACGGGAGACTTTTTAATGTGCAGCGTGTCTGCGAACCTACCTACTCTGCCTTTGCTGCGATGGAAATAACCATGGCGCTCCTAGCAGATGATGCGTCTCAACTGCTGTCTGAGACAAAGAAACTCGTGGGAGGGTTAGATTTCATCAAAGATTATCCTACGAGCACGAGTTGGGCATTCGCCGACAGCGAGCCATATCAGAGAAATGGAGAAACCATGGCAAGTATACAACCTCAGTCTTCGGCATACTCGAAAGAAGACGGACGAGcgagaaaaggaaaaaccTAAAGGAGAATATTGTGTAGGACGAGTGTTGAATTTTCTGGACAGGCTTACCGGGGTAGAGGCTAAAGATGCAAGTGCGACAACCTCGATAACTTTGGAAAACTCCCTTTCGTTTACTACTTCATCACGTGGACTATAGACTGTAGAAGGCCTTCACCAACGAGAGCGGTGAGTACCTGACATTTGTAGGCAGGTATACTTAATCCGCCGATCGCGCTCCACTTGGTGGATCGCGGCGGGACTAGAGCAATAGTAGATCTGGAGATCGGGAATTGGCATGAGACAACTACCTACAACTACGGCcgttgctttctttttttttctttttccattcTTAAAATTCCATGTTGATAATAGGATTGCTGTCTTTATGTCTATGTTCTTCGCTCTCTCCGAATGCAGAACGACAATGCGATTGATTCTTCCGCTTCCGTCCACCACCGCATCCGGACAATGCCAATATGCCATGTCTCATAAGTGCCTGCAGGTCCTTGCAGCCAACTCTCTTCCCCTAATTGCCGActcctttttttccccttctaTTTCCCCCTCTCCGACTTCCTCTCAGCAGAGAACCCTCAAAAATAATTTTCGGTCCGCTGTGATATGGACCATTCGGCCTGGACTGCCTGTGCATAGACCATATccacatacacacacacattCCACAGCGATGATGCACCGCCCGGCCTTCCTTTCGCTCACCACCCGCTCAACACGCGAcaactccttctccccatcctcctcaaccACCAGCTTAACCACCAGCCCGCCCGTCTCCCCCACCTCAGGTGTCCGTCGAGCCGGCCAAAACAATAAACCATATCCACACCGCCCCGAGCACGGCGTCTCTCTGTCTCCGACGACAACATGCACCACAGCCCCCGagaagaataagaataaGAGCAATGATACCCACAAACCGAAAAGCATCCTCCCCTGCGCAGTCCTCCGCGGACGCACCTCAATGATgatcctccgccgccggccgTCGGCCGTGGACATGGCGCTCAGCGAGGAGCGATGCCGCTGCGATGACGATGCTATTGAGCGGCAGGGTCTGCATATGATGGAGCCAAGGCCTGTGGATATGGATATGCGGCCTGCTTCGGCGGGTAGCGCGCCTTTTGAGCTGGGATTTGCTGGGTCTGGCCGCAGCTGGTCGAGCGCTGggtcggcatcgtcggccgACGAGCGCGCTTCGTTGTCCAGGGGCCTGGTTGTGCAGCAGCCGCGGTTTGTGATGGGGGGGATTTTTGAGGTTATGGAGGGAAGGGCTTGATTTGGGTTGGGGTAAGATTGGAGGTGTTATGTTGTTGTGTTGTGTTGCATTTGTATGGAGTTGTGGAGTTTGGGTAGTGTATTTTAGGAACTCGGGATGGCTGTATATCCTTTTAGTCTAGGGCATAAATAATATCTTAATCTTCAGAAGCCTTAAGTCGGGCTGTTAGTGTAGTAGAGTCAAAACTCATCAAATTAGGCCTCTGTCCCTTGGATCTACTACTAATTTACATAAATCTGCTGAACTATGAACACATTTATTGCTGGCTAGGTGCAATTGGAATAATCAgacatcaccaacaccagctCAAGGGAGGGAAACCCTGAAAGTCCTTCCTTCTGAAAACACCAGTAAATGCCGCCTTGTTATTCGTACATGATGGGGAAGTTGTGGGATAAAATTATGGAAAAACATTAATGGGGAATCACAACAGGGAGGGGAAACTCTCCAAGTGTCGCTCGCTAATTAAACACACAAaagtggatgggatggaaaTGTGGGACGCAATGCAAGGTATTTGTCGAATAGGATGTAGGAGATGATCGATGAATGAAGCCGAGGGATCTTCAATAATGATGTCGACGATGCCGATCGATTACTTGTGTGCCCTTCCGCTTGTTGGGCCAAAGCTGTTTGCGGCAGTTCTCCTCCCCACAGAGACACTTGACAGCATCAGGATCGATCATTTCGAGCATTTCAGCCTCCGGGTTGTAGTCAAAGGTAAGCTCGGTGTCGGCCGGGATATCGCGAAGCGCGAAGAACGCCAGGTCGTACAGGAAGTGATTGTCGCCTTGCACCGTCGACACAGGAATCAGTTTGCAATTAGGGTTGCAAGAATGGTTCATGAAGCGGGTGATAGTGCCGAACTTCTGGGCATCCACCACGTACTTGCACTCGCCGGACCAATCAAGGCTGAACAAGTAGGACTGGTCCTTCTCCGACCCATCCTCGCGAATGCCTGCCTTCTCTTTGGTAATGACTTCGCCTAGGTATCGATCGATGAACTGTCCCTTGCGAATAGGGTTAGGAGAGCGAAGGCCTATAGGATTCAGTACGTAGGTAGATGGGCGTTGAGTAGGTAGACTTACCGAAACCACGGATGCCAGTATGGAAAATCACTAGGCTGATGGTACGGCCCTCCTGAACGACATGGTTCCAACACTTTTCTTCCGAAGGAGAAGAACTGCATTCACACTGCGAGCTACATTCGGAGATCATGACCTTGCGTTCGAGGAAATCGGAAGTCAGAAGGCCCTCATCGGTATAGGGAATGATCGTCTCGCTAGTAACTTCGTCCTTATACAGACAGGCGCACTTGTTAGAGCAAATTGGATCACAGCTGCAGCCACAGAGAAACTCTTGCGGGGTAGGTTCAACTTCTTTGTGCAGCTTGTACTCGTTAATGAACTCAAAGTCGGATGCAAGGCTTCGAATGATCTTAGGGTCATCGACGTCGTAGGAGACAGGCGGTCCCTTAATGCAGTTTAGTTTGAACTGCAACGTCTTGCGAGTTTCATTTGCGGAATTGACAGTAGTATCCAGCAGAGTTTGTATGCCACTTGCCATAAGGGAATTACCGATCGCTAGAGGGGTCTCAAAGCGAGATATTGAACGCCGAGGGAGCGAGTACTTGCGATGGCTAGCCATTGTCTCAAAGTGATTAGGAGTGAAGACCTCGACGAAGTTTGTGGTAACCCCAAGGGGCAAAGAGAAAGCCTGTTCGCTTGCCTCGATCTGTCTTTGAAGATTAGGAGAAGGTCGTGGAATCACCACGCTGAAAGAATTCGTAGACGGGTCAGGCTGCCGAGAGGGCTGTCGAGAGAATTGGTTGGCGCTTTGGTCAGTGCTCTGCTTGCCGCTGCCTGCGTTGAGAGGATCCTGAGAAGACGATCGCGCGCGTGGATTACGCGATCTGTAGGTTTCTGTTGTCTTCCGTTTCTGCGGAATCGTAGTGATGAAATGAGCAATCTTGGCTGGAAACTAGTGTAGTCAGTTAGTAGTGTTGACGACAAAGAAGGCAGTGTGTGGGACAGATATTCAAAGTTAAACGCAGATCAGGCCACACAGCGACAACTTTAAAAGGTTGTACCTGAAGGagccgaagacgatcatACGTCTATGCAAGTTTGCGGACGGAAGAGGGCTGCCGGGGGAAAAGTAAGAAGCGGGTCTAGTTGGTTTACTTACCATCCTGTTCTCCTGATCGTCCTCTGCCGTCAAGTCGATGATAGCCTCATATTGGCGGCTTGGGCGCCGGCCCCTGCCTGGCGGCGCCATAGCGACGGGAAGATAGTAGAGCCACGACGGGTGCGATAAGAAAAGAGCGGGCGATAGGAACAAAGGACCGAGTGGCTAGTGACCTAATCAAAGACTGACCAAGAGATGAGAATaaagggagagaagcaggGCTGAAATAGGAGGCGACGGTGAGGTTGGAAAGGAGACAAAGTTGAATAGCCTCGCGTTGTCTTAgttgggagaaggaagacagATAGGGGagtgggcggtggagggtggcggaggaaggagaggaacGCACGCCTACAGTAGGTTGGTCAAAGAGCAGGTCGGTCAAAGAATTGGTGGGCAGGGAAGAATCTGCCGCTTTAACGGCATTCTAGCTGACTTATCATAGCCACACCTATCAGGATTATAAGTGTCTCTAGAGACACGTAGGTCTTACTTTTGGTGTTTTGTATTGTTTTAGAAGCTTTAGAGTTATTTAGTCTATGTCTGACCTAACAATAAAAGAAGTGAAGCATCGAAGGTAGTGCGACGACTATTGGGCGACCTGTGGCGTGTTGCGGTCAATTCTGGTTTTAAGGGGCTGGTTGGCGGTTAATAGTGTTTGCAACTAACGCCCCTAAAACGCGGATTCCTGCGCCCATCGGGTTCCCACATTACCCAAATGTCTAAAGGGCCGATCAGCATTATTAGGGGTACTAAAGGCTCTATAACAGATTAGGTGCATTTATTATGACATTCGGAATCGCTTTGGGACCAATCAGGGGCTATATGTCTATATGTTTGCTTGACCAGTTGACTTCTAGTTCAGTGGGAATAGAAAAATGGCTATAGGTCGTGGCGATTTATCAATGTGTTGGGCGGGTTGTGGGCGGGTTGCACAAAGTTCGCCAACGAACTGGCCAACCGCACCGCCTAACATGATTGCAAAAAGCGTATGTTCAGCCATGCTAACGACATCGCGCAGTTTGAGATCATAAGCACACTTGCGTTAAGGTCCGCTTCCTAGATTATTCTATACGCAAACATGACTTGATCTACGGATGTGTTTTTAATTCCATAAGAATCATATCGATTTGTCCCACAGAAACATATACAACGCCTTTCTCTGCCCGCATAACAATCACTCGCAGGGGAAGGCAGATAGATACCGAAAACAATCAAAATCTGGGCGCATCCACGAGTGCGTCTTCGCTGAGTTCTATCATACACCATGGAAGATTGAAGCACTTGTCTAAACGAACGATGGgtgttggggatggatgaGCCAGACCGtggaaggggaaggaaggggaggatGCGGTTTCAAAAACAGAAAGACAATGGGAAtgggatggaggggaatTGATGGCTCTTTGATCTTTGAGGGCCACCACGATGCGCATGTAATAATAACAAGACAATGATGGAAGATGCTCATGCGGATGCGTCGTTGATGGGTGGAAAAAACAGGGCAAAAGCGaaaaacagaaagaaaaaaaaggtaaCCACATAATCATTCAATAGAGAAATCTATGCTCTTCTCAAATCAATCCAAGGAAGCCGGACTACAATCGTAGGGCATCCAGAATCTTCTTGGCCATCTCTCGGTACTGCCACATGCCACCTGCGACCTTCTTGAACTGAATGCCGTGCAGCGAAAAGAGAGGGACCTTCACAATAAGGATGTCGAAACGCAGAATCATGTTTTCGCCGGTGTCGCTCTGCACTCGAGTGGTGGTCTCGCCAACCACTCGCTCGCCAGTTGACTGCGATTGGTTCCGGGCCAAGAATTCATCGGATTGATCAGAATTCGTCGTAAAACTTTGGTCCGGCGGACCCTGGCTTCGGCGCTGTGGCTTCGAATATCCACTGCGAGGTTCCTCTCGCTCATCGTGGCCAAGCAAACCACCGAAACTAATCCGACGGCGATGCGGGACCTGACCCTGTCGGTCGGGACTGGGTGGACTGTTATCCACCACCTTTTCAAGATCGATACTGGGGGCGTGGCGACAGCTGAACCCTCCCTTGACCTCATGATAATCCACGGATAGCTGGTTCAGAACACGAATGATGTCGGCTCGAATGACGGGTAAGGGCttgctgctggtggttgAAACACTAAAGAGACCCTTGAGGTACACCGGCTTCGACAGATCTTCCCCGTCATTGGCGCTTTGGAGGGCTGTGCCCGCGCCAGAAATATCAGCATCGGTCTCCTCCGGGACATTGGCCTCTCGGGCGGCTTCCCGCCGTGCTCGCCGGGCCTGAATGCTCTCTCGGCGAGCATGGCCCAGTGACATTGTCCGTGTCGTGTGAGTACGTCCACCAGGTCTTGCGCCAGACTGGTCTTTCTGGTTGTTTTGGTCAGAGCCACTAGTTGAAGGTGGTTGGTGATCTGCCGCCACGTCCAAGGCGTCAGCGTCACTCCGACGCGCGGCTCTCCGGGATCGATAGTCCGCCGAATTGACGCTGGTAGATCGTTCAAGGAACTTGGCTGACCGCGAGGACCGCTCGGCTGATCCTGGGGCTGtgagaagatcttgatgTTGGGGCTGGCTTCCCCCAGAGGGAATAGAGCTGGTGTCAGGACGCCGGGATTTCCGCATACTGAACCCACGATGCATCGGGGATGCAGAGTCGGCGGGTGGCTGAACATTGAGGGTGGGAGTGTTTGGAGTGCTGATGCGTTCCCGCTCGGCGTCGCGACTGCGATCTTTGGTCCTGCGTGTGCTGAATCGTCTCAAAATTCCAGCAGCAGTACCCGCTCTTTTGGCCGGAGTGTCTTGTTGTACTGCCTGGCCAGATGGCGAAGAAGTGTGCAGATTTTTTATGCCCTCCGtgacatcctcctcgccgtgGGTTCTGGCTCGAGGGCGAGATCGTTGGCTAGTGTCCTTCTCTCCTGGCAGTTGGTACTGGTTGGTGTGGGCGGCCGCTGGGACGTCTGGCAGTGGAAGATCGCTCGGGGGCTGGTCAAGGGCGAAGGCACCAGGGCGGGCCTCGGATCGTTCACGATCAAGCTTCTCTTTCACAAGGTGATAGATAGAAACCAAAGGGCTGTAGGCGTTCAGTGGGTCATTGCCCAACTGGACAGCCTCGGCAGAAGGTGCAGAAAGTGTGTCACGGCTGGCAGCAGAATTCCGTCGCTTGTAGAAATCGAACACTCCACGTTTTTtctcggtggtg
Encoded proteins:
- a CDS encoding uncharacterized protein (ID:PFLUO_004872-T1.cds;~source:funannotate); this translates as MMILRRRPSAVDMALSEERCRCDDDAIERQGLHMMEPRPVDMDMRPASAGSAPFELGFAGSGRSWSSAGSASSADERASLSRGLVVQQPRFVMGGIFEVMEGRA
- a CDS encoding uncharacterized protein (ID:PFLUO_004873-T1.cds;~source:funannotate) — its product is MAPPGRGRRPSRQYEAIIDLTAEDDQENRMFPAKIAHFITTIPQKRKTTETYRSRNPRARSSSQDPLNAGSGKQSTDQSANQFSRQPSRQPDPSTNSFSVVIPRPSPNLQRQIEASEQAFSLPLGVTTNFVEVFTPNHFETMASHRKYSLPRRSISRFETPLAIGNSLMASGIQTLLDTTVNSANETRKTLQFKLNCIKGPPVSYDVDDPKIIRSLASDFEFINEYKLHKEVEPTPQEFLCGCSCDPICSNKCACLYKDEVTSETIIPYTDEGLLTSDFLERKVMISECSSQCECSSSPSEEKCWNHVVQEGRTISLVIFHTGIRGFGLRSPNPIRKGQFIDRYLGEVITKEKAGIREDGSEKDQSYLFSLDWSGECKYVVDAQKFGTITRFMNHSCNPNCKLIPVSTVQGDNHFLYDLAFFALRDIPADTELTFDYNPEAEMLEMIDPDAVKCLCGEENCRKQLWPNKRKGTQVIDRHRRHHY
- a CDS encoding uncharacterized protein (ID:PFLUO_004874-T1.cds;~source:funannotate) → MSAPAPASSSPVVRSQSTSTRPSHRPPTSDAPQRTRSVAVRPTSSSQPPPQQPHYSHTKAPSYDRRPPSNYAAVDSIARRDFEVSNVGRMPSRREASAERSQERPSTASRSDSTRRHHQRNASAQGHQRESVDMAPATATTAPDRAADPSQSATGALPPTASTQPRRRTTITTPTGQWALGKTIGAGSMGKVKLAKNMETGEQVAIKIVPRLSTEEHRSSRDTERADRSKEIRTAREAAIVSLVNHPYICGMRDVVRTTYHWYMLFEYVNGGQMLDYIISHGKLKEKQARKFARQIASALDYSHRNSIVHRDLKIENILISKTGDIKIIDFGLSNLFSPKGLLKTFCGSLYFAAPELLQAKQYTGPEVDVWSFGIVLYVLVCGKVPFDDQSMPQLHAKIKKGVVEYPPGLTTECRHIISRMLVTDPKQRASLSEILNHPWMNKGFNTLPENYLPHREPLQLPLDPEIIERMTGFDFGPPEYITSQLTKVLESEDYQHAVRVSAREAPASNTTEKKRGVFDFYKRRNSAASRDTLSAPSAEAVQLGNDPLNAYSPLVSIYHLVKEKLDRERSEARPGAFALDQPPSDLPLPDVPAAAHTNQYQLPGEKDTSQRSRPRARTHGEEDVTEGIKNLHTSSPSGQAVQQDTPAKRAGTAAGILRRFSTRRTKDRSRDAERERISTPNTPTLNVQPPADSASPMHRGFSMRKSRRPDTSSIPSGGSQPQHQDLLTAPGSAERSSRSAKFLERSTSVNSADYRSRRAARRSDADALDVAADHQPPSTSGSDQNNQKDQSGARPGGRTHTTRTMSLGHARRESIQARRARREAAREANVPEETDADISGAGTALQSANDGEDLSKPVYLKGLFSVSTTSSKPLPVIRADIIRVLNQLSVDYHEVKGGFSCRHAPSIDLEKVVDNSPPSPDRQGQVPHRRRISFGGLLGHDEREEPRSGYSKPQRRSQGPPDQSFTTNSDQSDEFLARNQSQSTGERVVGETTTRVQSDTGENMILRFDILIVKVPLFSLHGIQFKKVAGGMWQYREMAKKILDALRL